CCATCCTTCCCGATCTCCCGCTGTATCTTCGTGAGATATTGCCTCACGGAGCTTTTCTGTGAAAGGCTCGAAGCCAGTAATGAGACGTCCGGGGTCCTGATCTCGTCAGAGATGTCCCTGTCCTCAAGGAAGACCCTTGTACCTTCGGTAAAATTGAACCGGATGGAGAGGTGTTCCAGGAATTCCTCTATCCCTGCCTCTCGCTTTCTGTTCCTGAAGGCATAGGCAATCCCCCGGTACATGGCGCCGGTATCGATGTAGGCATAACTGAGATCTTTTGACAACATCCGGGCTATCGTGCTTTTACCCGCACCGCTCGGGCCATCGATCGTAATGATCAGCTTTGTTCTCGTGTTTTTCTTCATCCTTTACCGTATCCTCAGAAAGGCGGCTCGTAGCTAATGGAAAATAGTATATAGTATATTGTATATCGAGGTACCAATACCGAGTGGGACACATGGGGTGATGAATTTGAATATACCATGTACGATATACTATATACGATATACTGTCAGCTGACGGCTATCTGCTGCCTTTATATGATTCTCCGCAGGGCCTCGATGAACCGCCTGTTCTCATCGGTCCTTCCGACGGAGACCCTGATAAAATCCGGCAGCCCGTAAGCGCCCATCCATCGAACGAGGACCTTTTCCTCAAAAAGCCTTTTTGTTATTTCTTCAGCCTCTTTGCCGAGCTTTACGAGAAGGAAATTTGCTTCCGATGGAATGAATTCGAGGGACAGCTCTTTCAGGGCCTTATTGAGATAGAGTTTGCCGTTTTTATTGTTCCTGAGGACCTTTTTGAGATAGACGCCGTCAGAAAGCGCTGCCTGCGCAGCGATGAGCGCCATCATATTGACGCTGAAAGGTTGTTTGGTTCTCTCCAGGAAGGCGATCAGTGATTCCTCCCCTATGCCATACCCTATCCTTAATCCCGCCAGGCCGTAAGCCTTGGAAAAGGTTCGCAGCACAAGAACGGGCCGCTCCGCGATATACTTGATAGTATGGGGAAATTCCGCGCTTTCAACAAACTCCGCGTACGCCTCATCGACGACGATGAGCACTTCAGGCGGTATGGTCTTCAGAAAATCTTCAAAATGCTCCTGCCGGAAGATCGTCCCCGTCGGGTTGAGGGGGTTATTGAGGAAGATAACCCGGGTGGCCTTATCTATCTGTTTACTGATGAGACTGAGGTCGACGCGCATATCAACAAGGGGGACCTTGCTGA
The genomic region above belongs to Syntrophorhabdaceae bacterium and contains:
- a CDS encoding (d)CMP kinase, whose translation is MKKNTRTKLIITIDGPSGAGKSTIARMLSKDLSYAYIDTGAMYRGIAYAFRNRKREAGIEEFLEHLSIRFNFTEGTRVFLEDRDISDEIRTPDVSLLASSLSQKSSVRQYLTKIQREIGKDG
- the hisC gene encoding histidinol-phosphate transaminase; protein product: MKLTIHEDVKKIPYYPKAMMYGFDEGWVRLSSNENPFPPSPKVFSSILDALFFTNRYPGGELELKAAIAKKLGTGPEQVLIGNGSNELIEMTLKAMKHEKRNKVIISDPSFAFYAIAAQVYGYEVSKVPLVDMRVDLSLISKQIDKATRVIFLNNPLNPTGTIFRQEHFEDFLKTIPPEVLIVVDEAYAEFVESAEFPHTIKYIAERPVLVLRTFSKAYGLAGLRIGYGIGEESLIAFLERTKQPFSVNMMALIAAQAALSDGVYLKKVLRNNKNGKLYLNKALKELSLEFIPSEANFLLVKLGKEAEEITKRLFEEKVLVRWMGAYGLPDFIRVSVGRTDENRRFIEALRRII